The Actinomycetota bacterium genomic sequence TCGACTGGGTCCACCTGAAGCTCAACGACCAGGCCCAGCGCACCGTCCTCTGCAAGGACCCGTTCCGGGCCCACGACGACCGGGTCGACAAGCTGATCGCCAGCATGTAGCCGACTCGGCCGCCGCGGGCCGGTCGGGCTCAGGCGCTGCTGACCAGGTCGCGGCGGCGGAAGGCGGCCAGGCCGGCCCCGGCCAGCACCACCGCCACGACCACCAGCCAGAGCAGCGGGGTGGCCGTGAAGGTGGCCGCCGGCAGCCGCGGCAGGTGGGCGAACGGCGACAGGTCGAGCAGCCAGCGGCTGAGCTGGAGCGCCTCCCCGAACATGGTGATGGCCAGCAC encodes the following:
- a CDS encoding ABC transporter permease; protein product: VLAITMFGEALQLSRWLLDLSPFAHLPRLPAATFTATPLLWLVVVAVVLAGAGLAAFRRRDLVSSA